A genomic window from Tolypothrix sp. PCC 7910 includes:
- the hepC gene encoding heterocyst development glycosyltransferase HepC, with translation MTISIIPSLQNPYKLTEQHQANPNSPYCTLLWRRGQLLVKSPKYIKQPYLPSVDDKKWLIECLKHSPVKLVSIDAKLSEDLLQFWAEACEAANKPIFLRLPSGNQRLKKAHPIVRRWKQLFDWVLAFVLLVVLSPVMLGLVLLMQIDSPGPVLAREWLVGERGKLFQAIKLRTTEARNVTPLRRWLSTSGLHNFPQLLNVLQGDRGFVRSHCWNLADAAQFSTSGQIHQLPEIEGIWEVGPDLNLFNLDGQTP, from the coding sequence ATGACTATCTCAATAATTCCATCTCTACAGAATCCCTACAAGCTAACTGAGCAACACCAAGCAAATCCAAACTCTCCATACTGTACACTCTTGTGGCGGCGGGGTCAGTTGTTGGTCAAATCTCCTAAATATATCAAACAGCCATATCTACCTTCTGTGGATGACAAAAAATGGTTGATAGAGTGTTTAAAACATTCCCCAGTGAAGTTGGTGAGCATTGATGCCAAGCTAAGTGAGGATTTATTGCAGTTTTGGGCGGAAGCTTGTGAGGCAGCTAATAAGCCAATTTTTCTGCGCTTACCCTCTGGGAATCAACGGCTAAAAAAAGCTCACCCTATTGTCAGACGATGGAAGCAGCTTTTTGATTGGGTTTTAGCTTTTGTGTTGCTAGTTGTGCTAAGTCCAGTTATGCTGGGACTGGTTTTGTTGATGCAGATTGATTCACCAGGGCCAGTTTTAGCGCGTGAGTGGTTGGTGGGAGAGCGTGGTAAGCTCTTTCAAGCCATCAAGTTACGGACAACTGAGGCGCGCAATGTAACCCCGCTAAGGCGTTGGCTGAGTACATCAGGTTTACACAATTTCCCGCAGTTGTTGAATGTATTGCAAGGTGACAGGGGTTTTGTGCGATCGCATTGTTGGAATTTGGCAGATGCGGCGCAGTTCAGTACCTCTGGACAAATACATCAATTACCAGAAATTGAAGGTATATGGGAAGTCGGCCCAGATCTCAACTTGTTCAACTTGGATGGGCAAACTCCGTGA
- a CDS encoding polysaccharide biosynthesis tyrosine autokinase produces MVQTSLNPSFNPNPNPPPENEVGYGQMLSVMVRRFPWFVLVFFTSVTFAGFITTKTKPTYKSSMQLLVEPNYQVKQGTVTPENQFTEPTIEIDTATQLNIMKSSGLLQKAVDKVQQDYPELTVDDVKAALVLNQIKTKEDNVLTKIFQVEYSDRDAEKTQKVLSAIRQVYLEYNKQQQDSRLQKGLQVIREQLKKASDEVNASETNLQRFRRTQNLIDPETQAKALEDALNKLEEERRTTRSQYQEALARQQSLQAQLNRSPQNALVSSRLSQSTRYQGLLNEIQKTELALSQERLRFTDETPSVQKLQAQLEGQKELLQQEVSRTLGGLPASSVADSGNLLEQGQLGQIDLNLAGQLVETQTNIVSLAARDQTLAQKENDLRFQLKRFPPLLAYYNRILPQLQFSRERLEQLLRAEQQLRQELSKGGFNWEVVEEPQRGTLMGPNLQQNLLLGAVVGLMLGGIATFVREASDDAVHTTAELEKHAALPLLGITPKLPAAKPRDSMIKLPFGKPEELAPWTVQVLQSPPSWESLDLIYKNIELLNTVTNLKSLMITSALPDEGKSALALGLAMSAARLHKKVLLIDANLREPSLHNQLNLPNDQGLSTLLTSEGSVPNQMSIQYAGSSYIDILTAGPIPTDAANLLSSPRMTQLMATFEENYDLVLVDGSPVLGLVDAMLTASSCRSVVMLASIGRVTRSQMAQATAMLSKLNLIGVVANGASNADSTYVPYTKPQRFALQQAVEKYSSSRLSETGSRRERG; encoded by the coding sequence GTGGTTCAAACTAGTCTTAATCCGAGTTTCAATCCCAATCCAAATCCGCCTCCCGAAAATGAAGTCGGTTACGGACAGATGTTATCCGTAATGGTACGTCGATTTCCCTGGTTTGTACTTGTATTTTTTACTTCAGTTACTTTTGCAGGTTTTATCACTACTAAGACTAAGCCTACCTACAAAAGTTCTATGCAACTGTTGGTAGAACCCAATTATCAAGTAAAACAAGGAACAGTAACACCAGAAAATCAATTTACCGAACCTACAATTGAAATAGATACAGCAACCCAGCTAAACATCATGAAGAGTTCTGGGCTGTTGCAAAAAGCAGTTGATAAAGTTCAGCAAGACTATCCAGAATTAACTGTTGATGATGTCAAGGCTGCCTTGGTTTTGAATCAAATTAAGACCAAAGAAGATAATGTCTTGACTAAAATTTTCCAGGTTGAATATAGCGATCGCGATGCAGAAAAAACCCAAAAAGTTCTGAGCGCGATTCGTCAGGTGTATTTGGAATATAACAAGCAGCAGCAGGATTCCCGATTACAGAAAGGGCTGCAAGTTATTAGAGAACAGTTAAAAAAAGCTAGTGATGAAGTCAACGCTTCTGAAACTAATCTGCAAAGATTTCGCAGAACTCAGAATTTAATCGATCCGGAAACACAAGCGAAAGCATTAGAAGACGCTTTGAACAAACTTGAAGAAGAACGACGCACCACCCGTTCTCAGTATCAAGAAGCTTTGGCGCGTCAACAATCTTTGCAAGCGCAACTTAATCGTTCACCACAAAATGCTTTAGTTTCTTCTCGTTTGAGCCAATCTACTCGCTATCAAGGTTTGCTCAACGAGATTCAAAAAACAGAACTGGCGCTATCACAAGAACGCTTGCGCTTCACGGATGAGACTCCTAGCGTGCAAAAGTTGCAAGCACAACTAGAAGGACAGAAGGAATTATTGCAACAAGAGGTGAGCAGAACTTTAGGCGGCTTACCTGCTAGTTCTGTTGCAGATAGTGGAAATCTCCTAGAACAAGGACAACTCGGGCAAATTGACCTTAATCTTGCAGGTCAGCTAGTAGAAACACAGACAAATATTGTTTCTTTAGCAGCTCGGGATCAAACTTTGGCTCAGAAAGAGAATGACTTGCGTTTCCAACTCAAACGCTTTCCGCCTTTGTTGGCTTATTACAATCGCATATTACCGCAACTGCAATTTAGTCGTGAAAGGTTAGAGCAGTTGTTGAGAGCAGAACAACAATTGCGTCAGGAACTTTCTAAAGGCGGATTTAACTGGGAGGTAGTTGAAGAACCCCAAAGGGGTACATTAATGGGCCCCAATCTGCAGCAGAACTTGTTGTTGGGTGCTGTAGTTGGCTTAATGTTGGGCGGTATTGCTACCTTTGTGCGAGAAGCCTCTGATGATGCTGTTCATACCACTGCTGAGTTGGAGAAGCACGCGGCTCTACCCTTGTTGGGTATTACTCCCAAATTACCGGCTGCTAAACCAAGAGACTCAATGATCAAGTTGCCTTTTGGTAAACCAGAAGAGCTTGCACCTTGGACAGTTCAAGTATTACAGTCTCCTCCAAGTTGGGAATCACTAGACCTAATTTATAAAAATATTGAACTGCTCAATACTGTTACCAATTTGAAATCTTTGATGATTACCTCGGCTTTACCCGATGAGGGTAAGTCCGCTTTGGCATTAGGTTTGGCAATGAGTGCGGCTCGGTTACATAAAAAGGTACTCTTGATTGATGCCAATTTACGGGAACCAAGTCTACACAATCAACTCAATCTTCCTAATGATCAGGGACTTTCCACTCTCCTCACAAGTGAAGGCTCTGTACCCAACCAAATGAGTATTCAATACGCTGGCTCATCCTATATTGATATTTTGACGGCTGGGCCAATACCTACTGACGCGGCTAATTTGTTGAGTTCGCCACGGATGACACAATTGATGGCAACGTTTGAAGAGAACTACGATTTGGTACTTGTGGATGGTTCTCCAGTTCTAGGTTTGGTGGATGCGATGTTGACAGCATCATCTTGCCGTAGTGTTGTGATGTTGGCGAGTATTGGTAGAGTAACTCGCAGCCAAATGGCTCAAGCTACAGCTATGTTAAGCAAGTTAAACCTGATTGGAGTAGTAGCGAATGGAGCCTCCAACGCTGACAGCACATACGTACCATATACAAAACCACAACGATTTGCACTGCAACAAGCTGTGGAAAAGTACAGCTCTTCTCGTTTGAGTGAAACAGGTTCTCGTAGGGAAAGAGGCTAA
- a CDS encoding glycosyltransferase has product MKIALVHDYLTQRGGAERVFELLCKRYPEAHIYTSVYNHQKTIDLSDRVVNTTFLQKIPGAVKNFRLMAPFYFSAFRALNLQDYDLIISSSTSFAKAVRKKPQALHVCFCHNVTRFLWDTETYLREYGDYRYFSPLLEKVFQFMRKVDLEYAQEPDLYIANSSIVARRIQDIYKKQALVINYPIDTSNFVFSENKEDYYLASARMISYKRLDIIIEAFNWLGWRLLISGDGPEQQRLKSKALDNIEFLGHVSDAKRKDLFSKAKSVIVAALEDYGLVPVEANASGTPVIAYGAGGVLDTQVPRKTGVFFKRQTPESLQTALLEAGEINWNYQNIRNHAVTNFSETAFFSKVEKIIDQAWRVHQSSNLLG; this is encoded by the coding sequence ATGAAAATTGCTCTAGTCCATGATTACTTAACCCAGCGCGGTGGAGCAGAGCGCGTGTTTGAATTGCTTTGTAAGCGCTACCCCGAAGCCCATATTTACACCTCTGTTTACAACCATCAAAAAACTATAGATTTAAGCGATCGTGTAGTCAATACAACTTTTTTACAGAAAATTCCGGGTGCAGTAAAAAATTTTCGCTTGATGGCTCCTTTTTATTTTTCTGCTTTTCGCGCTTTAAATTTACAAGACTACGACTTAATTATCAGTAGTAGTACGAGCTTTGCCAAAGCAGTTAGAAAAAAACCCCAGGCGCTACACGTTTGTTTTTGTCATAATGTCACCCGTTTCTTATGGGATACAGAAACTTATTTACGGGAATACGGTGATTATCGCTATTTTTCACCATTGCTGGAAAAAGTATTCCAATTTATGAGAAAGGTAGATTTGGAATATGCACAGGAACCCGATTTATATATTGCTAATTCCAGTATTGTGGCTCGCCGCATTCAGGATATTTATAAAAAGCAAGCTCTTGTGATTAATTATCCCATTGATACCAGTAACTTTGTTTTCTCCGAGAACAAAGAAGATTATTATTTGGCATCAGCGAGGATGATCAGTTATAAACGGTTAGATATAATAATTGAAGCTTTTAATTGGCTAGGGTGGCGTTTATTAATTTCAGGGGATGGGCCAGAACAACAGCGGTTAAAATCCAAAGCTTTGGATAATATTGAGTTCTTAGGTCACGTCAGCGATGCCAAACGTAAAGACTTATTTTCTAAAGCTAAGTCTGTGATAGTTGCAGCTTTAGAAGATTATGGATTGGTTCCAGTGGAGGCTAATGCTAGCGGTACTCCAGTGATTGCTTATGGCGCAGGTGGTGTTTTAGATACTCAAGTTCCCAGAAAAACAGGAGTCTTTTTTAAGAGACAAACACCAGAATCTTTACAAACCGCATTACTAGAAGCTGGCGAAATAAATTGGAATTACCAAAACATCCGCAATCATGCAGTGACAAATTTTTCAGAAACAGCCTTCTTTAGTAAAGTCGAAAAAATTATTGACCAAGCTTGGAGAGTGCATCAATCAAGTAATTTGTTAGGTTAA
- a CDS encoding NAD(P)H-dependent oxidoreductase: protein MIIIDRALEARAALGRPIKVGMIGAGFMGRGIANQIINSVPGMELVAISNRQIDAAKRAYLEAGIEDIQVVTNITDMEDAIAQGKYAVTEDAELLTRADGIEALIEVTGAVEFGAHIVMSAIAHHKHVIMMNAELDGTIGPILKVYADKAGVILSACDGDQPGVEMNLYRFVKSIGLTPLLCGNIKGLQDPYRNPTTQEAFAKRWGQKAHMVTSFADGSKISFEQAIVANATGMKVAKRGMLGYDFTGHVDEMTNMYDVDQLKELGGIVDYVVGAKPGPGVFVFATHDDPKQRHYLNLYKLGEGPLYSFYTPYHLCHFEVPLSVARAVLFQDAVMAPLAGPVVDVVTTAKIDLKAGETLDGIGYYMTYGQCENSAIAQQQNLLPMGLAEGCRLKRDVPKDQVLTYDDVELPAGRLCDQLRAEQNAYFATEKALVAVG, encoded by the coding sequence ATGATTATTATAGACCGCGCTTTAGAAGCCCGCGCAGCTTTAGGTAGACCCATCAAAGTGGGGATGATTGGTGCAGGCTTTATGGGTAGAGGTATTGCTAACCAAATTATTAATTCTGTGCCAGGAATGGAGTTAGTTGCTATCTCCAACCGCCAAATTGATGCAGCCAAGCGAGCTTATCTAGAGGCAGGTATTGAAGATATTCAGGTGGTGACCAATATCACCGATATGGAAGATGCGATCGCTCAGGGTAAATATGCAGTCACAGAGGATGCAGAGTTACTGACTCGTGCTGATGGGATCGAGGCTTTAATTGAAGTTACCGGTGCAGTCGAATTTGGCGCACATATCGTCATGAGTGCGATCGCACATCACAAACACGTGATTATGATGAATGCTGAACTCGATGGCACTATTGGCCCTATCCTCAAAGTCTATGCAGATAAAGCTGGCGTAATTCTTAGCGCTTGCGATGGCGATCAGCCAGGTGTAGAAATGAACCTCTACCGCTTTGTAAAGAGCATTGGTTTGACTCCCCTATTGTGCGGTAACATCAAGGGACTGCAAGACCCCTATCGCAATCCCACCACTCAAGAAGCCTTTGCTAAGCGTTGGGGTCAAAAAGCCCACATGGTAACTAGCTTTGCTGATGGTAGCAAAATTTCCTTTGAGCAAGCGATCGTCGCCAACGCTACCGGGATGAAGGTTGCGAAACGGGGAATGCTGGGATATGACTTTACAGGTCATGTAGATGAAATGACCAATATGTATGACGTAGACCAGCTTAAGGAACTAGGCGGTATTGTTGATTATGTCGTTGGTGCTAAACCAGGCCCGGGGGTATTTGTATTTGCAACCCACGACGACCCCAAACAACGCCACTATCTCAACTTGTACAAACTAGGTGAAGGCCCACTTTACAGCTTCTATACTCCTTACCACCTTTGCCATTTTGAAGTTCCTCTCTCGGTAGCCCGTGCAGTTCTCTTCCAAGATGCTGTGATGGCTCCCTTGGCTGGCCCGGTAGTAGATGTAGTCACCACCGCCAAAATTGATTTAAAAGCCGGAGAAACCTTAGATGGTATCGGCTACTACATGACCTACGGCCAATGCGAAAATTCTGCGATCGCGCAACAGCAAAACCTCTTACCAATGGGATTAGCTGAAGGATGTCGCCTCAAACGCGATGTTCCCAAGGATCAAGTGCTAACTTATGATGATGTAGAATTACCCGCAGGTAGACTTTGCGATCAATTAAGAGCCGAACAAAACGCTTATTTCGCTACAGAAAAAGCTCTAGTTGCTGTAGGTTAA
- the rfbC gene encoding dTDP-4-dehydrorhamnose 3,5-epimerase, whose amino-acid sequence MIFIKTSLKDAFIVELEKKQDNRGFFARSFCAQEFVTHGLKSIVAQCNVSYNYKKGTLRGMHYQLAPAAETKLIRCTKGAIYDVIIDMRPDSPTFLSHIGVELTADNHRALYVPELFAHGYQALTDDAEVVYQVGEFYTPGYERGLRYDDPFFNIEWPLEVTEISDKDLNWPLLSMMPIGGAEVEAKV is encoded by the coding sequence ATGATTTTCATCAAAACTTCACTGAAAGACGCATTTATTGTTGAATTAGAAAAAAAGCAAGATAACCGTGGTTTCTTTGCTCGTTCTTTTTGCGCGCAGGAGTTTGTCACCCACGGCTTAAAATCTATAGTTGCTCAATGTAATGTGTCTTATAACTACAAAAAGGGGACATTGCGCGGGATGCATTATCAATTAGCGCCAGCAGCCGAAACTAAATTAATTCGCTGTACCAAAGGCGCTATCTATGACGTAATTATTGATATGCGTCCTGATTCTCCCACCTTTTTGTCTCATATTGGTGTGGAACTGACTGCCGATAACCACCGGGCTTTATATGTACCAGAACTGTTTGCCCACGGCTATCAAGCGCTGACAGATGATGCTGAGGTGGTCTATCAAGTTGGTGAATTTTACACACCAGGTTATGAGCGTGGTTTACGTTATGATGACCCATTCTTTAACATTGAATGGCCTTTAGAAGTCACAGAAATCTCTGATAAAGATTTAAATTGGCCTTTATTGAGCATGATGCCCATTGGTGGTGCAGAGGTAGAGGCTAAAGTCTAG
- a CDS encoding phytanoyl-CoA dioxygenase, with amino-acid sequence MLQTIQRKVSALYSDLACALARWKHRKNLPSLAECDRAILKALKKDGVYATTLSDLGLNSTSKLLQAAYHQLSQMEKANNDELDERWPQIYTVTDIPAISAWATEKRLLNIIENYIGLPVKFHGVHLRKDFPSDHQFGTLLWHSDAEDRRIIKIFLSLKDVDEKTGPFEYIPRSLTSLFRWQYYWLYYKLWQSSYMGIDDEIVKKVIPQSAWKSCKGPAGTVIFADTKNVLHHGTVRTEERVTLFFCYTANPPERPELCTQYWDDRYPRMELNSAQELV; translated from the coding sequence ATGTTGCAAACTATTCAACGCAAAGTATCTGCGCTGTATTCTGACTTAGCTTGTGCCTTAGCTAGATGGAAACATAGGAAAAATCTACCATCATTAGCAGAATGCGATCGCGCTATTCTTAAGGCTCTCAAAAAGGATGGAGTATATGCTACAACCCTGTCTGATTTAGGGCTAAATTCTACTTCCAAATTACTCCAGGCTGCTTATCATCAATTATCCCAGATGGAAAAAGCCAATAACGACGAGCTAGACGAAAGGTGGCCCCAGATTTATACAGTTACAGATATTCCTGCAATCTCTGCTTGGGCTACAGAAAAACGGCTACTCAACATTATTGAAAATTACATCGGCCTTCCTGTTAAATTTCATGGTGTGCATTTACGCAAAGATTTTCCTAGCGACCATCAATTTGGCACATTGCTTTGGCACAGCGATGCGGAAGACAGACGGATTATCAAAATCTTTCTTTCTCTGAAAGATGTAGATGAAAAAACTGGGCCTTTTGAATATATTCCCCGTTCTTTAACTTCTTTATTCAGGTGGCAATATTATTGGCTTTACTACAAGCTTTGGCAGTCAAGCTATATGGGGATTGATGATGAAATTGTCAAAAAAGTTATTCCTCAATCAGCTTGGAAATCTTGTAAAGGGCCAGCAGGTACAGTCATTTTTGCTGATACCAAAAATGTTTTACATCATGGAACTGTACGTACAGAAGAACGAGTAACATTGTTTTTCTGCTACACAGCTAATCCTCCTGAAAGACCAGAGCTTTGTACTCAATATTGGGATGATAGATATCCCAGAATGGAGTTAAATTCTGCACAAGAACTCGTTTAA
- a CDS encoding glycosyltransferase family 2 protein codes for MKKLLTIAIPTYNRAELLDKQLAWLAEAIKGFESDCEILVSDNCSTDKTPEVIKKWQATLSHITFKSNRNAENLGVMKNILYCLNAATTKYVWTIGDDDPIQNRAIAYVINKIKQHEDLSLLFLNFSGRNKITGEAVHPPTIVGNRWFDADSEDGRGDGKAIFEHCFAKSVGAVIFLTATIYRTDLVKTALQRWPNAASNWICLAYLAGYCAANGSVIVTKETFLECIVGVSYWQKEPRSALLMQYKHIPEVILKLEESGYSKQFCKRMLLQNGKEADLRVFFGALRRWPVSAVKTVVPFIALLGLAMFDVMAIKEASMAETAEVCTHQVQKKRELNL; via the coding sequence ATGAAGAAATTACTAACAATTGCTATTCCTACTTATAATCGAGCGGAATTATTAGATAAGCAGTTAGCTTGGTTAGCTGAAGCTATTAAAGGTTTTGAATCTGATTGTGAAATTTTAGTTTCTGATAATTGCTCTACAGATAAAACTCCAGAGGTTATAAAAAAGTGGCAAGCTACACTCAGCCATATCACCTTTAAGTCCAACCGCAATGCTGAAAATTTAGGCGTAATGAAAAATATTCTTTACTGCCTTAATGCTGCCACAACTAAATATGTTTGGACAATTGGTGATGACGATCCGATTCAAAACCGAGCTATTGCTTATGTCATCAACAAAATCAAGCAGCATGAAGATTTATCATTATTATTTCTCAACTTTTCTGGACGCAATAAAATTACTGGTGAAGCAGTTCATCCACCAACAATAGTTGGTAATCGTTGGTTTGATGCTGATAGTGAAGATGGTCGTGGTGATGGCAAGGCAATATTTGAACATTGCTTTGCTAAAAGCGTCGGTGCAGTCATATTTCTCACAGCTACAATCTATCGCACTGATTTAGTTAAAACCGCTCTGCAACGCTGGCCAAATGCTGCAAGTAATTGGATTTGTTTAGCATATTTAGCAGGTTATTGTGCCGCTAATGGCAGTGTCATTGTCACCAAAGAGACTTTTTTAGAATGTATTGTTGGTGTGAGTTATTGGCAGAAAGAGCCAAGGTCTGCACTGTTAATGCAATACAAACATATACCTGAAGTAATTTTAAAACTAGAAGAGAGTGGATATTCTAAACAATTTTGCAAAAGAATGCTTTTGCAAAATGGTAAGGAAGCGGATTTAAGAGTATTTTTCGGCGCTTTAAGAAGATGGCCTGTATCTGCTGTGAAAACAGTTGTTCCTTTTATAGCCTTACTAGGATTAGCAATGTTTGATGTAATGGCTATTAAAGAAGCAAGTATGGCAGAAACAGCAGAAGTATGTACTCACCAAGTTCAAAAAAAAAGAGAATTAAACCTCTGA
- a CDS encoding NAD(P)-dependent oxidoreductase — protein MKILVTGTEGYLGSLLPPLLIERGHEVLGVDTGFYKAGWLFNGTDVTAKTLNKDIRNISLKDLQGIDAIVHMAELSNDPTGQLSPNITYDINHHGSVRLAKLAKEAGIRRFVYMSSCSVYGVATEGDVTEESPVNPQTAYAECKTLVERDVMQLADDDFSPTFMRNATAFGASPRMRFDIVLNNLAGLAWTSKEIKMTSDGTPWRPLVHALDICKAIVCALEAPRDIVHKQIFNVGDTANNYRVKEIAEIIADIFVGCQLSFGDNGADNRSYRVSFEKINTMLPGFKCDWNAQLGAEQLFKLFSQIDMTEDTFLFRGFTRLKQLEYLIRTQQIDKDFFWQKN, from the coding sequence ATGAAAATATTAGTAACTGGAACAGAAGGTTATCTTGGTTCTTTATTACCTCCTTTATTAATTGAACGAGGACATGAAGTTTTAGGAGTAGATACAGGTTTCTATAAAGCTGGCTGGCTATTCAATGGTACTGATGTGACCGCCAAAACCTTAAATAAAGATATCCGCAACATTAGCCTGAAAGACTTACAAGGTATTGACGCTATTGTTCACATGGCGGAACTATCTAATGACCCCACCGGACAACTATCACCTAACATCACCTACGACATTAATCATCACGGTTCAGTACGCCTAGCTAAGTTAGCTAAAGAGGCAGGTATACGTCGTTTTGTATATATGTCTTCTTGTAGTGTTTACGGTGTAGCTACCGAGGGTGATGTGACAGAAGAATCTCCGGTGAATCCCCAAACAGCTTACGCAGAGTGTAAAACCTTGGTAGAACGAGATGTCATGCAACTAGCTGATGATGATTTCTCTCCTACCTTTATGCGAAATGCTACAGCTTTTGGTGCTTCACCAAGAATGCGGTTTGATATTGTTTTAAACAATCTAGCTGGCTTGGCGTGGACTAGCAAAGAAATCAAAATGACTAGCGATGGTACACCTTGGCGGCCGTTAGTTCATGCATTAGATATCTGCAAAGCAATTGTATGTGCGCTGGAAGCACCTCGTGATATTGTACACAAACAAATCTTTAACGTTGGGGATACTGCAAACAACTATCGAGTTAAAGAAATTGCTGAAATCATTGCAGATATCTTTGTAGGCTGTCAATTATCTTTTGGAGATAATGGTGCAGATAACCGCAGCTATCGAGTATCTTTTGAGAAAATCAACACTATGTTACCCGGATTTAAGTGTGATTGGAATGCTCAATTAGGTGCCGAACAGCTATTTAAATTGTTCAGTCAAATAGATATGACTGAAGATACTTTCCTGTTCAGAGGATTTACAAGATTAAAGCAGTTAGAGTATCTAATTCGCACCCAACAAATTGACAAAGACTTTTTCTGGCAAAAAAATTAG
- the lhgO gene encoding L-2-hydroxyglutarate oxidase — MYDFAIIGGGIVGLSTGMALGKRYPNARILVLEKESNWAFHQTGNNSGVIHSGIYYKPGSYKAKFCRDGANSMVEFCREYGIAHDICGKVIVATSDAEIPRLENLYKRGLENGIKVQRISPEEVREIEPHVSCVAGIKVFSTGIVNYKQVSEKYAELIQKQGGDLRLNTKVEKIKPSGKNQVLETNNGSFETRFVINCAGLHSDRVAKLGNVEPQAKIVPFRGEYYELTPEKRYLVKTLIYPVPNPDFPFLGVHFTRMIDGSVHAGPNAVLSLKREGYHKTDFDLRDFAEVMTYPGFWKLAAKHADEGIQEIIRSFSKAAFVKSLQQLIPEVQAQDLVPTHAGVRAQALMNDGKLVDDFLIIPGQNSIHVCNAPSPAATSSLEIGKAIVAQIPEPSNLAASVI, encoded by the coding sequence ATGTACGACTTTGCAATTATTGGTGGGGGAATTGTTGGACTTTCTACAGGGATGGCTTTAGGCAAACGCTATCCCAATGCCCGAATTTTAGTATTAGAAAAAGAAAGTAACTGGGCATTTCATCAAACAGGTAATAATAGCGGTGTAATTCACTCAGGAATTTACTATAAGCCTGGAAGTTATAAAGCTAAATTCTGCCGTGACGGTGCTAATTCAATGGTAGAATTCTGCCGAGAATATGGCATTGCTCATGATATTTGCGGCAAAGTAATTGTGGCAACTTCGGATGCAGAAATACCACGCCTAGAAAATCTCTACAAACGCGGCTTAGAAAATGGCATTAAAGTCCAAAGAATAAGTCCGGAAGAAGTTCGCGAAATTGAACCCCATGTCAGTTGTGTAGCTGGCATTAAAGTATTCTCTACAGGTATTGTTAATTACAAGCAAGTTAGTGAAAAATACGCTGAGTTAATTCAAAAGCAAGGCGGTGATTTACGACTAAACACCAAAGTAGAGAAAATTAAGCCCAGCGGTAAAAATCAGGTACTAGAAACCAACAACGGTAGCTTTGAAACTCGGTTTGTGATTAATTGTGCCGGATTGCATAGCGATCGCGTGGCTAAATTAGGTAATGTGGAACCACAAGCGAAAATAGTACCCTTCCGGGGAGAATACTACGAACTCACCCCAGAAAAACGCTACCTAGTGAAAACTCTGATTTACCCAGTTCCTAACCCAGATTTTCCCTTCTTGGGTGTCCACTTTACCCGCATGATTGATGGTAGCGTTCATGCAGGCCCCAATGCCGTATTGAGCCTGAAACGCGAGGGTTATCACAAAACTGACTTCGACTTGCGAGATTTTGCTGAGGTAATGACATATCCTGGTTTCTGGAAATTAGCCGCAAAACACGCTGATGAAGGGATTCAAGAAATTATTCGTTCCTTTAGCAAAGCTGCCTTTGTGAAGAGTTTGCAACAACTCATTCCTGAAGTGCAAGCCCAAGATTTAGTTCCTACCCATGCAGGAGTTCGCGCTCAAGCTTTGATGAATGACGGTAAGCTAGTGGATGACTTTTTGATTATCCCAGGGCAAAACTCTATTCATGTTTGCAATGCGCCTTCACCAGCTGCCACTTCTTCTTTAGAAATTGGCAAAGCAATTGTGGCACAAATCCCTGAACCATCAAATCTGGCAGCGTCAGTAATTTAA